From the genome of Hydrogenophilus thermoluteolus, one region includes:
- a CDS encoding Fic family protein encodes MAPVHYHEGRFPPRELDWPRLIPLIGPAAAAVARYDGMLAAVPNPDILLSPLTTQEAVLSSRIEGTQATMGEVLEFEAGREDISPERREDIREVLNYRAAMREAERLLAELPLSQRVIREMHRVLLDGVRGQNKAPGEYRRIPNWIGPSGCAIEQARFVPIGADKLPDAMSAWERYLHEEAPDRLIQLAILHAEFEALHPFLDGNGRLGRMLVPLFLWQKGLIRRPMFYLSAWLEAHRDEYYERLLAVSRDDDWTGWCGFFLEAVRTQAEENLRRTQAILELHGSLKLRLPEMTRSQYAVHALEWLFARPIFSASDFVQMAGIPAPTARRFLGVLKKHKIIKELMESSGRRSAVLVFPALLNIAEGREVF; translated from the coding sequence ATGGCTCCGGTCCATTACCACGAGGGCCGGTTCCCCCCGCGGGAGCTGGACTGGCCGCGGCTTATCCCGCTGATCGGTCCGGCGGCCGCGGCAGTCGCCCGTTATGATGGCATGCTGGCCGCCGTGCCGAACCCGGACATCCTGCTCTCGCCGCTGACCACCCAGGAAGCGGTGCTCTCGTCGCGTATCGAAGGTACCCAGGCCACGATGGGCGAGGTGCTGGAGTTCGAGGCGGGCCGGGAGGACATTTCCCCCGAGCGCCGCGAGGACATCCGCGAAGTACTGAACTACCGTGCGGCAATGCGCGAGGCCGAGCGACTCCTGGCAGAGTTGCCCCTGTCCCAGCGGGTGATCCGCGAGATGCACCGGGTGCTGCTAGACGGGGTGCGGGGCCAAAATAAGGCGCCGGGGGAGTACAGGCGCATTCCCAACTGGATTGGCCCAAGCGGCTGCGCCATCGAGCAGGCGAGGTTCGTCCCCATCGGCGCCGACAAGCTACCCGATGCCATGAGCGCCTGGGAGAGATACCTGCACGAGGAGGCGCCAGACCGGCTGATCCAGCTTGCCATCCTCCACGCAGAGTTCGAGGCCCTGCACCCGTTCCTGGACGGCAACGGCCGGCTGGGGCGTATGCTGGTGCCCCTCTTCCTGTGGCAGAAGGGCCTGATTCGGCGGCCCATGTTCTACCTCAGCGCCTGGCTGGAGGCACACCGGGACGAGTACTACGAACGGCTGCTGGCCGTCTCCCGGGACGACGACTGGACGGGATGGTGCGGCTTCTTCCTGGAAGCCGTGCGGACCCAGGCTGAGGAGAACCTGCGTCGTACGCAGGCCATCCTCGAACTGCATGGGAGCCTCAAACTCCGCCTGCCGGAGATGACCCGCTCCCAGTACGCGGTCCACGCCCTGGAGTGGCTGTTTGCCCGCCCCATCTTCAGCGCCTCGGACTTCGTCCAGATGGCCGGCATCCCGGCGCCGACCGCCCGGCGGTTTCTGGGCGTCCTCAAAAAACACAAGATTATCAAAGAGTTAATGGAGTCCAGCGGGCGCCGCTCAGCGGTGCTGGTCTTTCCGGCGCTGCTCAACATCGCCGAAGGCAGGGAGGTGTTTTGA
- a CDS encoding DEAD/DEAH box helicase family protein, whose amino-acid sequence MPRGRPRKNDAASPKASARDRAAAARASLPFNRKLALNQWLLGLFGVERFDQLAVHLKDESLEGLDADNIHRFHQALCLHLPPENRPELTDEQLLEYDQAIVSVTQHLNDRRITRGEEPIVWKYFQYLALLFTEIYLDRYFRDPAGLRQALNARIAALNETLPEADRITALEESEDPRLQLNKIAFWMATGSGKTLLMHANILQYQRFLETHGLSRELNRIILLTPNEGLSQQHLREFQKSGIEAEIFNKDGRGLFAGRAVEILEVTKLKEETGEKTVAVDAFEGNNLVLVDEGHRGASAGGDGAWMKFRNALCEKGFSFEYSATFGQAVAGNRQLTDLYARSTLFDYSYRWFYGDGFGKDYHILNLEDDRNEEWMRTYLTACLLSFFQQQRLYREQEASLRPFNIEKPLWVFVGGSVNAVRKEDKKDVSDVVAILKFLATYVANRKDSTERIRRVLKEGLVTATGKKLFTGRFAYLNTCGLSPEQIFDETLATLFNAPAGGLLHVENLKGAAGEIGVRVGDNAFFGVINVGDDTKLVKLCETSGLHVAEREFSGSLFHELDKPHSAINVLIGSKKFTEGWSSWRVSTMGLMNVGRSEGAQIIQLFGRGVRLKGYGMSLKRSVRATLPAALKRPRYIDLLETLHIFGVRADYMEQFRKFLEDEGLPANEERIEFILPVIRNLGTKPLKTIRLKKEINGVKTEFGDAFRKLGPVPTLQPPRPDLEPATAYLQKNQVVLNWYPKIQAMKSDGVSGSEDEGAPNEAHLTKQHIAFLDLDQLYFDLERFKAERGWYNLNLPRSGIAALLMDTSWYRLLIPASELAFDAFEKVRVWQEIAQALLRKYVERYYTFRKREWELPHLEYRELTEDDPNFPSILSEDGAECGYRILIEESKQEIVAKLKELKEAIEQGNLKDWEFRGLKAIWFERHLYQPLLFLDGSVVEISPAPLNKGERRFIEDLKAFHDANPDYFAERELYLLRNLSKGRGVGFFEAGNFHPDFIIWQVEEQPEGERQRVTFVDPKGIRNVGLQDPKISFYETVKEIEKRLGQPDVVLESFIVSNTPSHEMSKLWGITKDEMQKKHILFQEEDRETYIRELLEPVIPPQNQCAEK is encoded by the coding sequence ATGCCGCGCGGACGTCCTCGCAAGAACGATGCAGCTTCGCCCAAGGCGTCTGCGCGCGACCGGGCCGCCGCGGCCCGCGCGTCGTTGCCGTTCAACCGCAAGCTCGCCCTCAACCAGTGGCTGCTCGGCCTGTTCGGGGTCGAGCGTTTCGACCAGCTTGCCGTCCATTTGAAGGATGAGTCGCTGGAAGGACTGGACGCGGACAACATCCACCGCTTCCACCAGGCCCTTTGCCTGCATCTGCCCCCGGAGAACAGGCCGGAGCTGACGGACGAGCAGCTGCTGGAGTACGACCAGGCCATCGTTTCGGTCACGCAACACCTCAACGACCGGCGCATCACCCGGGGCGAAGAACCGATCGTCTGGAAGTACTTCCAGTACCTGGCGCTGCTGTTCACGGAGATCTACCTCGACCGCTACTTCCGCGACCCCGCCGGCCTGCGGCAGGCGCTCAACGCGCGCATTGCGGCGCTGAACGAGACGCTCCCGGAAGCGGACCGGATCACGGCACTGGAGGAGTCCGAGGATCCCCGTCTCCAGCTCAACAAGATCGCCTTCTGGATGGCCACCGGCAGCGGCAAGACGCTGCTCATGCATGCCAACATCCTCCAGTACCAGCGGTTTCTGGAAACACATGGTCTTTCGCGCGAGCTGAACCGGATCATCCTGCTCACGCCCAATGAGGGGCTGTCGCAGCAGCATCTGCGCGAGTTCCAGAAGTCGGGTATCGAGGCGGAGATCTTCAACAAGGACGGACGCGGCCTGTTCGCCGGTCGTGCGGTGGAAATCCTGGAGGTCACCAAGCTGAAGGAGGAGACGGGCGAGAAGACAGTGGCGGTGGATGCCTTCGAGGGCAACAACCTTGTCCTCGTCGATGAAGGGCACCGCGGTGCTTCGGCAGGCGGCGACGGGGCCTGGATGAAGTTCCGCAACGCGCTGTGCGAAAAGGGCTTCTCGTTCGAATATTCCGCCACCTTCGGCCAGGCCGTGGCCGGAAACCGACAGCTGACCGACCTCTACGCGCGCAGCACGCTGTTCGACTATTCCTATCGCTGGTTCTACGGCGACGGTTTCGGCAAGGACTATCACATCCTCAACCTGGAGGACGATCGCAACGAGGAATGGATGAGGACCTACCTCACCGCCTGCCTGCTGTCGTTCTTCCAGCAGCAGCGGCTGTACCGGGAACAGGAAGCGAGCCTGCGCCCGTTCAACATCGAAAAGCCGTTGTGGGTCTTCGTGGGCGGCAGCGTCAACGCCGTACGCAAGGAGGACAAGAAGGATGTGTCCGACGTCGTGGCCATCCTGAAGTTCCTGGCCACCTACGTGGCGAATCGCAAGGACAGCACCGAGCGCATCCGACGCGTGCTGAAGGAGGGGTTGGTGACGGCCACCGGCAAGAAACTGTTCACGGGCCGTTTCGCCTACCTGAACACCTGCGGTCTGTCGCCCGAACAGATCTTCGACGAAACACTGGCGACCCTGTTCAACGCTCCCGCAGGCGGCCTGCTGCACGTCGAGAACCTGAAGGGTGCCGCCGGCGAAATCGGCGTGCGCGTGGGCGACAACGCGTTCTTTGGCGTCATCAACGTCGGTGACGACACCAAGCTGGTGAAGCTGTGCGAAACCAGCGGCTTGCATGTCGCCGAGCGGGAATTCTCCGGATCGTTGTTCCACGAGCTGGACAAGCCGCACTCCGCCATCAACGTGCTCATTGGTTCGAAGAAGTTCACCGAGGGCTGGAGCAGCTGGCGTGTGAGCACCATGGGACTGATGAACGTTGGGCGCAGCGAGGGCGCGCAGATCATCCAGCTCTTCGGCCGCGGTGTGCGGTTGAAGGGTTACGGCATGAGCCTCAAGCGCAGCGTGCGTGCAACCCTCCCCGCGGCGCTGAAACGGCCCAGGTACATCGACCTGCTCGAAACGCTGCATATCTTCGGCGTCCGTGCCGACTACATGGAACAGTTCCGGAAGTTCCTGGAAGATGAAGGATTACCCGCCAACGAAGAACGCATCGAATTCATCCTGCCGGTCATCCGGAACCTGGGCACGAAGCCGCTCAAGACGATCCGTCTCAAGAAAGAGATCAACGGCGTCAAGACCGAATTTGGCGACGCCTTCCGCAAGCTGGGGCCGGTTCCGACCCTCCAGCCCCCGCGCCCCGACCTTGAGCCCGCCACGGCCTATCTGCAGAAGAACCAGGTGGTGCTGAACTGGTACCCGAAGATCCAGGCCATGAAGTCCGACGGGGTATCGGGCAGCGAGGACGAAGGCGCCCCCAATGAGGCGCACCTGACGAAGCAGCACATCGCCTTCCTGGACCTCGACCAGCTGTACTTCGACCTCGAACGTTTCAAGGCCGAGCGTGGCTGGTACAACCTCAACCTGCCCCGTTCCGGCATCGCTGCTTTGCTGATGGACACCAGCTGGTACCGGCTGCTGATCCCCGCGTCGGAGCTGGCCTTCGACGCGTTCGAAAAGGTGCGCGTATGGCAGGAGATCGCCCAGGCCCTGCTGCGCAAGTACGTGGAGCGCTACTACACCTTCCGCAAGCGCGAATGGGAACTTCCGCACCTGGAGTACCGTGAACTCACCGAGGACGATCCCAACTTCCCATCCATCCTGAGTGAAGATGGCGCCGAATGCGGCTATCGGATCCTGATCGAGGAATCGAAGCAGGAAATCGTCGCAAAACTGAAAGAGCTGAAAGAGGCCATCGAGCAAGGGAATCTGAAGGACTGGGAGTTCCGTGGCCTCAAAGCGATCTGGTTCGAGCGACACCTCTACCAGCCGTTGCTGTTCCTGGACGGCAGTGTAGTGGAAATCTCACCCGCCCCGCTCAACAAGGGCGAGCGCCGGTTCATCGAGGACCTGAAGGCGTTCCACGACGCCAACCCCGACTATTTTGCAGAACGGGAGCTCTACCTGCTGCGCAACCTGAGCAAGGGCCGTGGCGTCGGCTTCTTCGAGGCTGGCAACTTCCACCCGGACTTCATCATCTGGCAGGTCGAAGAGCAGCCCGAAGGCGAGCGGCAGCGCGTGACCTTTGTGGACCCCAAAGGCATCCGCAACGTCGGCCTCCAGGATCCCAAGATCAGCTTCTACGAAACGGTCAAGGAGATCGAGAAGCGGCTGGGGCAGCCTGATGTTGTGCTCGAGTCCTTCATCGTCTCGAACACGCCCTCGCATGAAATGAGCAAGCTTTGGGGCATCACGAAAGACGAAATGCAGAAAAAACACATCCTGTTTCAGGAGGAAGACAGGGAGACGTACATCCGCGAATTGCTCGAGCCGGTAATCCCCCCGCAAAACCAGTGCGCTGAGAAGTAG
- a CDS encoding ATP-binding protein → MTSSAASLVRRKLPIGIQTFREIREEGYYYVDKTAYAWRLVSEGKYYFLSRPRRFGKSLFLDTLAELFAGNEPLFRGLFVHDRWNWNVRYPVVRLSFAEGRLQTATALDEHIHVLLSDNADRLGVTIEPPPMDTHLRFKRLIERVAEKAGRRVVVLVDEYDKPILDNLTTPEVARAMREGLRNLYSVIKGQDAHIRFAFLTGVSKFSKVSIFSGLNNLADITLSVPFATICGYTEADLDTVFAPEFAAAAAEGKPLSREAVRSWYNGYSWGGNERVYNPFDVLQLFFFREFRAWWFETGTPTFLIDLLKARRFFTPQLEGLYATEELLSAFDVDGIEPEAILWQTGYLTIGAVHVTAGVTEYELKLPNREVRMALNRALTAALIPTRPTASVTALINLMRAGDLERLRDHFQRLYTSIPHDWYRKNPITHYEGYWASVFYSHLAALGLELIAEDVTHHGCIDLTVKLPERIYLFEFKVVADEPEGAALAQLRAKGYAEKYRGQGVPVHLVGVEFSKRQRNVVAVACETC, encoded by the coding sequence ATGACCAGTAGCGCGGCCTCCCTTGTGCGTCGCAAACTCCCCATCGGGATCCAAACCTTTCGCGAAATCCGCGAAGAGGGCTACTACTACGTCGACAAAACGGCGTACGCCTGGCGGCTTGTCAGTGAAGGGAAATACTACTTCCTCTCCCGTCCGCGACGCTTCGGCAAAAGCCTCTTTCTCGACACGCTCGCCGAACTGTTTGCTGGCAACGAACCACTCTTTCGCGGGCTCTTTGTTCACGACCGCTGGAATTGGAACGTCCGCTACCCGGTGGTGCGGCTGAGCTTCGCCGAAGGACGGCTGCAAACGGCCACCGCGCTCGACGAACACATCCACGTGCTTTTGAGCGACAACGCCGACCGGCTGGGCGTAACCATCGAACCGCCCCCGATGGACACCCACCTGCGCTTCAAGCGGCTCATCGAACGCGTCGCGGAAAAAGCGGGCCGGCGCGTCGTGGTGCTGGTTGACGAATACGACAAACCGATCCTCGACAATCTCACCACGCCTGAGGTTGCCCGTGCGATGCGCGAAGGGCTACGCAACCTCTACTCGGTGATCAAAGGGCAAGACGCCCACATCCGCTTTGCGTTCCTCACCGGTGTTTCCAAATTCAGCAAAGTCTCGATCTTTTCGGGCCTCAACAACCTTGCCGACATTACCCTAAGCGTACCCTTTGCCACGATCTGCGGCTACACCGAAGCAGACCTCGACACCGTCTTCGCCCCCGAATTTGCCGCTGCTGCAGCCGAAGGGAAACCCCTTTCCCGGGAAGCGGTGCGCAGTTGGTACAACGGCTACTCCTGGGGCGGCAACGAACGAGTCTATAACCCCTTCGACGTACTGCAGCTATTCTTCTTTCGCGAATTTCGCGCCTGGTGGTTTGAAACGGGCACCCCCACCTTCCTCATCGATCTGCTCAAAGCGCGGCGCTTCTTCACCCCACAATTGGAAGGGCTCTATGCCACCGAGGAGCTCTTGTCGGCGTTCGACGTCGACGGGATCGAACCCGAAGCGATCCTGTGGCAGACGGGCTACCTGACGATTGGCGCCGTACACGTCACCGCAGGCGTTACCGAATACGAACTCAAGCTACCCAACCGCGAAGTGCGCATGGCGTTGAACCGGGCGCTTACGGCAGCGCTCATACCCACGCGCCCCACGGCAAGCGTCACAGCGCTCATCAACCTGATGCGCGCAGGCGACCTGGAACGGCTGCGTGACCACTTCCAGCGCCTCTACACCAGCATCCCGCACGACTGGTACCGCAAAAACCCCATCACCCACTACGAAGGGTACTGGGCCAGCGTCTTCTATAGCCACCTCGCGGCGCTGGGGCTGGAACTCATTGCTGAGGACGTCACCCACCACGGCTGCATCGACCTTACCGTGAAGCTTCCGGAGCGGATCTACCTCTTCGAATTCAAAGTGGTCGCGGACGAACCCGAAGGAGCGGCGCTTGCGCAACTTCGTGCCAAAGGCTACGCCGAAAAGTACCGCGGCCAGGGAGTACCGGTGCATCTTGTCGGCGTCGAATTCAGCAAACGCCAGCGGAACGTCGTTGCGGTGGCATGCGAGACATGCTAA
- a CDS encoding PilZ domain-containing protein, producing MPLSHAERRRDRRIPVPGGGLKAHLITAHGERHEATCTELSVGGLTLRCNYVPALHEVLAVQVDQPPATPGADSRPLRVRLEVRRCEALPSTEGEAAQYRYELGGKIVEVLS from the coding sequence ATGCCCCTTTCGCACGCAGAACGACGCCGAGACCGCCGTATCCCCGTGCCTGGAGGTGGGCTCAAGGCGCACCTCATCACGGCGCATGGCGAACGTCATGAGGCCACCTGTACGGAGCTATCGGTAGGCGGCCTGACGTTGCGCTGCAATTACGTTCCGGCGCTTCACGAAGTGCTGGCCGTTCAGGTCGATCAGCCACCGGCTACGCCCGGGGCTGACAGTCGGCCGCTGCGGGTGCGGCTCGAAGTGCGGCGTTGCGAAGCGTTGCCCAGCACGGAAGGGGAGGCTGCGCAATACCGCTACGAGCTGGGCGGCAAGATCGTGGAAGTGCTCTCGTAA
- a CDS encoding class II aldolase/adducin family protein: protein MTQTETSENTIASALVATMQAMRTHGLNVGAAGNASARHPESGMWITPTGISAETLTPQQIVWVDATGQAHGAWRPSSEWHFHLAIYRARPDVGAVVHCHSLAATALACHRREIPPFHYMIAEFGGQTVRCARYARFGSEALADAIVEALEDRLACLLANHGLVAVGRDLAQALHLAEALETLCKQYLFAHALGEPVWLSDAEMADVLDAFRSYGQQPRTTGEHLSE from the coding sequence ATGACCCAAACTGAAACTTCCGAGAACACCATAGCCTCGGCGCTCGTTGCGACGATGCAAGCGATGCGCACGCACGGACTCAACGTCGGCGCCGCGGGCAACGCCAGCGCCCGCCACCCCGAAAGTGGCATGTGGATTACCCCCACTGGTATCTCTGCCGAGACGCTCACGCCCCAGCAGATCGTCTGGGTCGATGCCACAGGGCAGGCGCACGGCGCGTGGCGCCCTTCGAGCGAATGGCACTTCCATCTGGCGATCTACCGCGCTCGGCCCGACGTCGGCGCGGTGGTCCATTGCCATTCGCTCGCAGCGACGGCGCTCGCGTGCCACCGCCGCGAGATTCCTCCTTTCCATTACATGATCGCGGAATTTGGTGGGCAGACGGTGCGCTGCGCCCGCTATGCGCGTTTTGGCAGTGAAGCGCTTGCCGATGCGATCGTCGAAGCGCTCGAAGACCGTCTGGCGTGTCTCTTGGCCAACCATGGCCTAGTCGCTGTAGGTCGTGACCTCGCGCAGGCGCTTCATCTGGCCGAAGCGCTGGAAACGCTCTGCAAACAATACCTCTTCGCGCACGCGCTCGGCGAACCGGTCTGGTTGAGCGACGCAGAGATGGCAGACGTGCTCGACGCCTTTCGCAGCTACGGGCAACAGCCGCGTACTACCGGAGAGCACTTATCCGAATAG
- a CDS encoding transglutaminase TgpA family protein, translated as MSGQSSRGSFRIRQRWRLLGGILAPPAFPFAAWLPCVAAGTLAWGLHATALPLLWNAVVALLMAGALARFLLAVRWPRWLPTVVALAALAAIRPIYGYGFGQETGLALLFAAFWLKGWEATTARDLRAWGLTALFLLAAAFLRSQSPFYAVAVLTGWLVVVVGWAQAARVEWGLATTLGQLPMLARHTALTLVASLPLVLLLFVLVPRLDRPLWGVPQDAAQARSGLSETIAPGAVSALALSDAVAFTLTWEGAAPAPSELYFRAVVLTHYDGTTWRPAPEETLEREIAQQRARTAPAAVEEPPKAVRESFTSALESQGPAAATVAERSARGEAPSATRHFALLLAPQPIPWLPAPERTVALRGASVALPWRDGRWLSAHPLIERTLWSGEAQLTDRWPEPLTATQARQLTALPPNHNPRAQALGRQIATDHASPAARLAAIEAAFRAVNLRYTLYPPLMTENAADQTLFDAQAGFCEHFANAFAVVARAAGLPTRLVAGYQGATFNPVDRSWVVRHADAHAWAEVWLDGEWRRVDPTRWAAPARITLGSDAALRSELPLVRAAWLDQPWLATLRQQLWAWQRQWDLWVVGFDAVRQRALLARLGWESGDWRWAAGGAVLVAAATALLLFVRLPEKPRDPAQRAWARLTATLTRRDLAPRAGEAPLAYVARIGDALPPPLAARFTQLAQRYLAYRFGAADETAQQLARDLRQLRRALTRSRWPRRHGVPKRPISSKTEDGSETHDDPN; from the coding sequence ATGAGCGGGCAAAGTAGCCGCGGAAGTTTTCGTATTCGCCAGCGGTGGCGGCTCCTTGGTGGCATACTTGCGCCGCCCGCGTTCCCATTCGCCGCCTGGTTGCCGTGCGTTGCCGCGGGCACCCTGGCATGGGGTTTACACGCCACGGCGCTGCCGCTTCTATGGAACGCCGTGGTAGCGCTCCTGATGGCGGGGGCGCTGGCGCGCTTTCTGCTTGCCGTACGCTGGCCGCGCTGGCTGCCCACCGTGGTTGCTCTGGCGGCGCTTGCCGCGATTCGACCGATCTATGGGTACGGATTCGGGCAAGAGACCGGTCTGGCGCTCCTCTTTGCCGCTTTTTGGCTCAAAGGGTGGGAAGCCACGACTGCGCGCGACCTGCGCGCATGGGGGCTCACCGCGCTCTTTCTCCTGGCTGCGGCGTTTCTGCGCAGCCAATCACCCTTTTATGCGGTTGCGGTGCTCACCGGCTGGCTCGTGGTCGTGGTCGGCTGGGCGCAAGCGGCGCGGGTGGAATGGGGGTTGGCGACGACCTTGGGCCAGCTGCCCATGTTGGCGCGTCATACCGCGCTGACGTTGGTGGCAAGTCTACCGCTCGTGCTCCTTCTCTTCGTGCTCGTGCCCCGGCTCGATCGCCCGCTCTGGGGTGTGCCGCAGGACGCCGCGCAGGCGCGCAGCGGCCTATCTGAGACGATCGCACCCGGTGCAGTCAGCGCGTTGGCGCTATCGGACGCCGTCGCGTTCACCCTGACCTGGGAAGGAGCGGCCCCGGCCCCTTCTGAGCTCTACTTTCGCGCCGTGGTCCTCACCCATTACGACGGTACGACGTGGCGCCCCGCACCCGAAGAGACGCTCGAACGCGAAATCGCGCAACAGCGCGCCCGCACCGCCCCTGCCGCAGTGGAAGAACCCCCCAAAGCCGTTCGCGAATCCTTCACTTCCGCCCTCGAGTCCCAAGGCCCCGCGGCAGCAACCGTTGCCGAGCGCAGCGCCCGCGGCGAAGCGCCCTCGGCCACCCGCCACTTTGCGCTGCTGCTCGCCCCGCAGCCGATCCCTTGGCTTCCCGCCCCCGAACGGACGGTGGCGCTTCGCGGAGCCTCGGTCGCGCTCCCCTGGCGCGACGGCCGGTGGTTGAGCGCCCACCCCCTCATCGAACGGACCCTCTGGTCTGGCGAAGCGCAACTGACCGACCGTTGGCCAGAGCCCCTGACCGCAACCCAGGCGCGGCAACTCACCGCGCTTCCTCCGAACCACAACCCACGGGCGCAAGCGCTCGGACGGCAGATCGCCACCGACCACGCAAGCCCCGCGGCGCGGCTTGCGGCGATCGAAGCCGCGTTTCGCGCCGTGAACCTGCGCTACACCCTCTACCCGCCCCTCATGACGGAAAACGCTGCGGACCAGACGCTTTTCGACGCCCAAGCCGGTTTTTGCGAACATTTCGCGAACGCGTTCGCGGTAGTCGCCCGTGCTGCAGGACTGCCGACGCGCCTCGTTGCCGGTTACCAAGGAGCGACCTTCAATCCGGTGGATCGCAGTTGGGTGGTGCGCCACGCCGACGCCCACGCCTGGGCCGAAGTATGGCTCGACGGCGAATGGCGGCGCGTCGACCCCACCCGCTGGGCCGCGCCCGCACGCATCACGCTGGGCAGCGACGCCGCGTTGCGCAGCGAACTGCCACTGGTGCGCGCCGCCTGGCTCGATCAACCGTGGCTTGCAACGCTGCGCCAACAGCTCTGGGCGTGGCAACGGCAGTGGGATTTGTGGGTGGTCGGTTTCGACGCGGTGCGGCAGCGCGCGCTGCTCGCCCGTCTGGGGTGGGAAAGCGGCGATTGGCGCTGGGCGGCAGGCGGCGCGGTGCTCGTCGCAGCAGCGACGGCACTCCTTCTCTTCGTTCGCCTTCCAGAAAAACCGCGTGACCCCGCGCAACGCGCTTGGGCCCGGCTCACCGCGACGCTCACGCGCCGCGATCTTGCGCCGCGCGCGGGTGAAGCGCCGCTGGCGTACGTGGCGCGAATTGGCGACGCACTGCCACCACCGCTGGCGGCGCGCTTTACTCAGCTTGCGCAGCGCTACTTGGCGTACCGCTTCGGCGCAGCCGATGAAACGGCGCAGCAATTGGCGCGCGATCTGCGACAATTACGGCGCGCGCTGACCCGAAGCCGCTGGCCACGGCGCCACGGCGTGCCTAAGCGCCCGATTTCGTCCAAAACGGAAGATGGTAGTGAGACGCACGATGACCCAAACTGA
- a CDS encoding DUF58 domain-containing protein has translation MPSADTVAPASPLPPRWIHWPRWVRRRHRGTRWQWNAWQVFLLPTPFGWVYGGALVALFLFAANYQLSLAYLLLFVTSAFGVTAAVQTVRVAHGVTFTAQPPEWVFAGDPVTWTLHWHAPLDAQGSALTVSAVTPDGHVVARRVLFDGAAGAVTLALPTHRRGAYPAPCFALSTTLPWGLFRAWAVWHPPLTAWAVPRPLPDAPPLPRTFTPRATALALGREQPGEGVDWGDWRAAQPGEPLRRVHMRQLARRGNLWLAETTAPTAPSDDTVWLRFEAAAGANLEEKLACLVAWVLHADALGLRYGLALPGFSLAPQRGAAHKTAALIQLAQYQEPR, from the coding sequence ATGCCTTCTGCCGACACGGTTGCCCCCGCATCGCCTTTGCCACCCCGCTGGATCCACTGGCCGCGCTGGGTACGCCGCCGCCACCGCGGTACGCGCTGGCAGTGGAACGCATGGCAGGTGTTCCTGCTGCCCACCCCGTTTGGCTGGGTCTACGGCGGTGCGCTCGTTGCGCTCTTTCTTTTTGCGGCGAACTACCAGTTGTCGCTTGCCTATCTCCTCCTCTTCGTCACCTCGGCGTTCGGGGTCACCGCTGCGGTGCAGACGGTGCGCGTCGCGCACGGTGTCACGTTCACGGCACAACCGCCCGAATGGGTCTTCGCCGGCGACCCCGTCACCTGGACCCTGCACTGGCACGCCCCGCTCGACGCGCAAGGAAGCGCCTTGACCGTGAGTGCGGTAACGCCAGACGGTCACGTAGTTGCCCGCCGGGTGCTCTTCGACGGCGCCGCAGGGGCCGTGACGTTGGCGCTCCCTACGCACCGCCGCGGTGCGTACCCGGCGCCCTGCTTCGCCCTTTCGACGACCTTACCGTGGGGGCTTTTTCGTGCCTGGGCGGTTTGGCACCCGCCGCTTACCGCATGGGCGGTACCACGACCGTTGCCCGACGCTCCACCGCTGCCCCGCACGTTCACGCCGCGCGCCACCGCTTTGGCACTCGGGCGCGAGCAGCCGGGCGAAGGGGTGGATTGGGGCGATTGGCGTGCCGCGCAGCCCGGCGAACCCCTGCGCCGCGTGCACATGCGGCAGTTGGCGCGCCGGGGTAACCTATGGCTCGCGGAAACGACCGCCCCTACCGCGCCCAGCGACGACACGGTTTGGCTGCGGTTCGAAGCGGCAGCCGGTGCGAACCTCGAGGAAAAGTTGGCGTGCCTTGTGGCATGGGTGCTGCACGCCGACGCGCTTGGGCTTCGGTATGGGTTGGCGTTGCCCGGCTTTTCCCTGGCTCCTCAACGCGGCGCGGCGCACAAAACGGCTGCACTCATCCAGTTGGCTCAATATCAGGAGCCGCGATGA